Proteins from a genomic interval of Oceanispirochaeta crateris:
- a CDS encoding HD-GYP domain-containing protein — MSHSKSSKDEFDFRDAPLSDVSYSESDSFELLEEVLELEDIDEDESYIYPWSLFTTLDRSENRFLLDDPWIRLSIDRTKNSPIPTCLVDLDLKILWSNLEFIKDLVLDKSPINKHLPEIFRTDSDINLSSTLKVCLENPQCSYSWAGRLFPFGDTKSSSFLRAMIQPLHYDSNERPKAYMVQWDIITNEYKDLLQKMFLSLLEASKLKDNDTGEHIERVNDYSRLLSQKLKGKKGYEEVSNDFIDDIGFLAAMHDVGKIGTPDDILNKGGPLDDWEREIMNEHTKNGAYILSTYPKTMAREIALSHHEKWDGSGYPYGIFGEMIPLCARIVCIADVYDALRSKRSYKESFSHEKSVDIMKKGRETHFDPDLLDLFLSIHEEFDSIYSNSQII; from the coding sequence TTGAGTCACTCAAAGAGTTCTAAAGATGAATTTGATTTTAGAGATGCTCCATTATCCGATGTTTCATACTCAGAATCCGATTCTTTCGAACTCCTTGAAGAAGTACTTGAATTAGAAGACATAGATGAAGATGAATCTTATATTTATCCCTGGTCACTCTTCACAACCCTGGATAGATCGGAGAATAGATTCCTACTGGATGACCCATGGATACGGCTTTCCATTGACCGAACTAAGAACAGCCCCATCCCCACTTGTCTCGTTGATCTAGATTTGAAGATACTCTGGTCAAACCTTGAATTCATCAAGGACCTTGTATTGGATAAGTCACCTATCAATAAACATCTGCCCGAAATATTCCGCACTGATTCTGATATTAACCTGAGTTCTACACTCAAAGTATGCCTTGAAAATCCCCAGTGCTCCTATTCCTGGGCTGGAAGACTGTTTCCCTTTGGAGATACAAAGAGCAGCAGTTTTTTACGAGCCATGATTCAGCCATTGCACTATGATTCAAATGAGCGTCCTAAGGCTTATATGGTTCAATGGGATATTATAACCAATGAATATAAAGATCTGCTTCAGAAAATGTTCCTGAGCCTTTTAGAGGCCTCCAAACTCAAAGATAACGATACGGGCGAGCATATTGAAAGGGTCAATGATTATTCCCGCTTATTGAGCCAGAAATTGAAAGGCAAGAAGGGTTATGAAGAAGTAAGCAATGATTTTATTGATGATATAGGATTTTTAGCGGCCATGCACGACGTAGGAAAAATCGGAACACCCGATGACATCCTCAACAAGGGTGGTCCACTGGATGACTGGGAAAGAGAGATTATGAATGAACATACAAAAAATGGAGCTTATATACTTAGTACATATCCCAAAACCATGGCCAGAGAGATAGCCCTTTCCCATCATGAAAAGTGGGATGGAAGCGGTTATCCCTATGGTATCTTTGGAGAAATGATTCCACTATGTGCCAGGATTGTCTGCATAGCCGATGTATATGATGCTCTTCGGTCAAAGCGCAGCTATAAAGAGTCATTCAGCCATGAGAAGTCTGTGGATATAATGAAAAAAGGAAGAGAAACGCATTTTGATCCGGATCTATTGGATCTATTTCTCTCCATTCATGAAGAATTTGATTCTATCTATTCAAATTCTCAAATAATTTAA
- the tsaB gene encoding tRNA (adenosine(37)-N6)-threonylcarbamoyltransferase complex dimerization subunit type 1 TsaB: MNCVLSVDTASSLLGVCLKKENSWFEMTIQDGLKHSENLMDTILLILKEGNVKKEELELLVCSEGPGSFTGLRIGMSTIKGMAFGLKIPHTTILTTDYLAYGYDYFPGAVVPILDARKKRYYCGIYSEGQSISGALDLSEDQLLAKLEKFENVLFTGPDCSMIKTDSRPGLFFDGNGSQGRSRQLLELGIKRFQKEGALDESSGPLYLRKSEAEIALYGDHI; this comes from the coding sequence GTGAATTGTGTTTTATCCGTTGATACCGCCTCCTCCCTACTCGGCGTTTGCCTTAAAAAAGAAAATTCCTGGTTTGAAATGACTATTCAAGATGGATTAAAGCATTCTGAGAATCTTATGGATACAATTCTTCTTATTTTGAAAGAAGGAAATGTTAAGAAAGAGGAACTTGAGTTACTAGTTTGCTCTGAAGGGCCTGGATCATTCACCGGACTGAGGATAGGCATGTCTACCATAAAAGGCATGGCTTTTGGTTTGAAAATCCCACATACAACGATATTAACAACAGACTATCTTGCCTATGGATATGACTATTTTCCAGGAGCTGTGGTCCCCATATTGGATGCACGAAAAAAACGTTACTATTGCGGTATTTATAGTGAGGGACAGAGTATTTCCGGAGCTCTGGATCTTTCTGAAGATCAATTATTAGCCAAGCTGGAAAAATTCGAAAATGTATTGTTTACTGGTCCGGACTGTTCAATGATAAAAACAGATTCTAGACCAGGATTATTTTTTGATGGGAATGGCTCTCAAGGAAGGAGTAGACAGCTTTTAGAACTGGGAATAAAGCGTTTTCAGAAGGAAGGAGCCCTCGATGAGAGTTCAGGGCCTCTCTATTTACGAAAAAGTGAAGCTGAAATTGCCTTGTATGGAGACCATATTTGA
- the tsaE gene encoding tRNA (adenosine(37)-N6)-threonylcarbamoyltransferase complex ATPase subunit type 1 TsaE, whose protein sequence is MELLSHSFEETLQWGKKVGKSLKPGDIIALKGDLGAGKTSITKGIAKSLGIEDEITSPTYTIVSEYEGSIPLYHMDMYRISGVEEFEMLGVDELLFGKGITLIEWSERILEYLPEDCKSISIQIMESGVRKIILEGISL, encoded by the coding sequence ATAGAATTGCTGAGTCATAGTTTTGAAGAAACTCTCCAATGGGGTAAAAAAGTTGGGAAATCTCTTAAACCAGGGGATATTATAGCCCTCAAAGGTGATCTCGGGGCTGGCAAAACATCCATAACCAAGGGGATAGCCAAGTCTTTGGGAATTGAGGATGAGATCACCAGTCCCACCTATACAATCGTGTCTGAATACGAAGGCAGCATTCCCCTATATCACATGGATATGTATAGAATTTCTGGAGTTGAAGAATTTGAGATGTTGGGTGTCGATGAATTACTATTTGGTAAAGGCATCACTCTCATCGAATGGAGCGAAAGGATACTGGAGTACCTTCCAGAAGATTGCAAAAGCATTTCAATACAGATAATGGAATCTGGAGTCCGTAAAATTATTTTAGAGGGAATTTCATTGTGA
- a CDS encoding PilZ domain-containing protein, whose translation MFITLLQSSSRFKGQLFTPSDPKQNLIFLAVMGISLLFLIIGNKLSNGSNAKNKRYSKRAFRREGTRVGLTKKQIALLESFIKVYHVNKPFDLLSNTRTLNNTLSQALRDISHMEAPPSVVEERKLNIYRIKQRIERVFAETNQITDTRKLKLSQNVTFKMDNGNRYSSVITANLKEFYCARVPIGKKGSQVKWPKGTRLTILIWGADGEEYTFTSKVLGYNSVKGITSVFLQHSNKISRAYQRKFRRKQIKRPCYIFPIKIQITGSGKRERKEAVVLKNKGRMGTLIDLSAGGCSLQTTSALNKGELIKLSFEPIKGSPVVTYGKIVDTRSRSRIYTSIHIMFTRASSKNLNRINEYVYDFE comes from the coding sequence ATGTTTATTACTCTTTTACAGTCATCATCTCGCTTTAAAGGACAGTTATTCACCCCTTCTGATCCCAAACAAAACCTGATTTTTCTGGCTGTAATGGGTATTAGTCTTCTTTTTCTGATCATTGGTAATAAACTCAGCAATGGTTCAAACGCTAAAAACAAGCGTTACAGCAAAAGAGCTTTCAGAAGAGAAGGAACGAGAGTCGGTTTAACCAAAAAACAGATTGCGCTGCTAGAGAGTTTTATTAAGGTATACCATGTCAATAAACCCTTTGATCTCTTAAGCAATACCAGAACTCTGAACAACACATTAAGCCAGGCCTTACGTGACATTAGTCATATGGAAGCTCCTCCTTCTGTTGTAGAAGAAAGAAAGTTAAATATTTACAGAATCAAACAACGGATAGAACGTGTTTTTGCCGAAACAAACCAAATTACGGATACGAGGAAGCTGAAACTCAGCCAGAATGTTACTTTCAAGATGGATAATGGCAACAGATATTCCTCGGTAATAACGGCTAATCTAAAGGAATTTTATTGTGCCAGAGTTCCTATTGGTAAAAAAGGCTCTCAAGTAAAGTGGCCCAAAGGAACCCGTCTAACAATACTGATATGGGGTGCAGATGGAGAAGAATACACTTTTACATCTAAGGTCCTTGGTTATAATTCGGTAAAAGGGATCACCAGTGTTTTCCTACAGCATTCAAATAAAATCAGTAGAGCCTATCAGAGAAAATTCAGAAGAAAACAGATAAAAAGGCCCTGTTATATATTTCCTATCAAAATTCAAATTACCGGCTCGGGTAAAAGAGAACGTAAGGAAGCTGTCGTCCTTAAAAACAAGGGAAGAATGGGGACTCTCATTGATTTATCAGCTGGAGGATGCTCTCTGCAAACAACAAGCGCCTTGAATAAGGGAGAACTCATCAAACTCAGTTTTGAACCCATCAAAGGAAGCCCTGTAGTTACCTATGGAAAAATTGTAGATACCAGATCAAGAAGCCGCATATATACATCCATTCATATCATGTTTACAAGAGCTTCTAGTAAAAATCTGAACAGAATCAATGAATATGTCTATGATTTTGAATGA